A window of Thermovibrio guaymasensis contains these coding sequences:
- the atpE gene encoding ATP synthase F0 subunit C, giving the protein MKKSYLKNILFTLFLLAVGALPAMAGEGGAESGKALILGLSAIGAGLAIGPAAGGAGAGQGQAVRGACEGMARNPQMAGKLTTTMFIGLAIIEALAIYGLVIALILLYANPLV; this is encoded by the coding sequence ATGAAAAAGAGTTATCTCAAGAACATCCTCTTTACACTCTTCCTCCTTGCCGTTGGAGCTCTTCCAGCAATGGCAGGAGAGGGAGGAGCTGAGTCTGGAAAAGCTCTAATCCTTGGTCTTTCAGCAATCGGTGCAGGCCTTGCTATCGGCCCTGCTGCTGGTGGTGCTGGTGCTGGACAGGGTCAGGCAGTAAGGGGTGCCTGTGAAGGAATGGCAAGGAACCCACAGATGGCTGGTAAACTAACAACTACAATGTTTATCGGTTTAGCTATCATTGAAGCACTTGCTATCTACGGTCTTGTCATTGCCCTCATTCTCCTTTACGCTAACCCACTCGTCTAA
- a CDS encoding tRNA (5-methylaminomethyl-2-thiouridine)(34)-methyltransferase MnmD produces the protein MSKVLKTADGSSTLFSPYFKEPYHSVTAGAFTEALEKFCKPAKVREKARRGKVSLFDSCFGLGYNTFTFVSEVTSENPSAEVEVVGYEFDIKVIESSLSLNWGKLERWKEVLRELLRNKACQFGFLTLNYFRPKLRIKVFIGEGREVLKRISPVYEGFADAVFHDPFSPKVNPELWTYDFFLLLRRVIKDEGILATYSASTPVRKALHMAGFGVVEGVAVGRKSKSTVASPSFKTEERLLRKFELPESVPYRDPTLNQPHWLIKARRQGCIRLLKTPYRPIPVYHL, from the coding sequence ATGAGCAAAGTTCTTAAGACGGCTGACGGCTCATCTACTCTCTTTTCACCTTACTTTAAGGAGCCCTACCACTCTGTAACTGCCGGAGCCTTTACAGAGGCTTTAGAGAAGTTCTGTAAACCAGCCAAGGTAAGGGAGAAGGCAAGGAGGGGGAAGGTTAGCCTCTTTGATTCCTGCTTTGGTCTCGGTTATAACACTTTTACCTTTGTTAGTGAGGTAACTTCTGAAAACCCAAGTGCAGAAGTTGAAGTAGTCGGCTACGAGTTTGACATTAAGGTTATAGAGAGTTCCCTCTCCCTCAACTGGGGAAAGCTGGAGAGGTGGAAGGAAGTTTTGAGGGAGCTCTTAAGGAATAAAGCCTGCCAGTTTGGCTTTTTAACCCTCAACTACTTTAGGCCGAAGCTAAGAATAAAGGTATTCATAGGGGAGGGGAGGGAAGTCTTAAAGAGAATTTCTCCAGTTTACGAAGGTTTTGCAGACGCAGTTTTTCACGATCCCTTCTCCCCTAAGGTTAACCCGGAGCTCTGGACTTACGACTTCTTTCTCCTCCTCCGAAGAGTAATTAAGGACGAGGGAATCTTAGCTACCTACTCTGCTTCAACTCCTGTAAGGAAAGCCCTTCACATGGCAGGGTTTGGGGTGGTAGAGGGAGTTGCAGTTGGAAGGAAGTCTAAGTCAACGGTTGCATCTCCCTCTTTTAAAACGGAAGAGAGGCTTTTGAGGAAGTTTGAGCTTCCCGAATCTGTTCCCTACAGAGACCCTACCCTTAATCAACCCCACTGGTTGATTAAAGCCAGACGACAAGGGTGCATAAGACTTTTAAAAACTCCTTACAGGCCGATACCCGTTTACCACCTGTGA
- the atpB gene encoding F0F1 ATP synthase subunit A — translation MEHGSIIKIVGIPDHVTMTWLMMAVVLVFAYILGKNLKKFPDRVQYVFEALTSFIVYTLEDAMGSYGRKFFPLISGLAVFILCGNLMGLIPGFTQPTANLNTTLALAIISFLVYNYEGIKKHGLINYIKHFAGPVPWMAPIMFPIEVVSHISRILSLSFRLFGNMFGDEMVVLVALMLVPFLVPVAGEFIVFANSFLQTFIFCILTVVYIATAIEEHEEEHVGY, via the coding sequence ATGGAACACGGAAGCATAATCAAGATAGTAGGAATACCCGACCACGTAACTATGACCTGGTTAATGATGGCAGTCGTTCTCGTATTTGCCTACATCCTCGGTAAGAACTTGAAGAAGTTTCCAGATAGGGTTCAGTACGTATTTGAAGCCTTAACGTCATTCATCGTTTACACACTTGAAGACGCTATGGGAAGTTACGGTAGGAAGTTCTTCCCCTTAATCTCAGGCCTTGCAGTTTTCATCCTCTGCGGAAACTTAATGGGACTCATACCTGGCTTTACCCAGCCAACTGCCAACCTTAACACAACTTTAGCCCTGGCTATAATATCCTTCCTCGTTTACAACTATGAGGGAATAAAGAAACACGGTCTCATTAACTACATAAAGCACTTTGCAGGTCCGGTTCCGTGGATGGCTCCTATAATGTTCCCAATTGAGGTCGTCTCCCACATTTCAAGGATTCTCTCCCTCTCTTTCCGTCTCTTTGGAAACATGTTCGGTGATGAAATGGTAGTCCTAGTTGCCCTAATGCTCGTTCCTTTCCTAGTTCCTGTAGCTGGAGAGTTCATAGTCTTTGCAAACAGTTTCCTACAAACATTTATTTTCTGCATACTAACAGTGGTCTACATAGCCACAGCTATTGAAGAACACGAGGAAGAACACGTTGGATACTAA
- a CDS encoding BCAM0308 family protein, translating to MGRNNYVPAGRKEYTWESDNPYYEKKKYPEPTVCEECGAVFKDGRWQWPEQLPEPVPADANKALCPACRRKRDRYPGGFVYLSGKFFQDHREEILNRIKNVVDEVMGLRPLQRILWIEEKEDGVTEIATTSEHLARHIGEAVQKAFKGNFEVKYNEGEKLARVFWSREV from the coding sequence ATGGGAAGGAACAACTACGTCCCAGCAGGAAGGAAAGAGTACACTTGGGAGAGTGACAACCCTTACTATGAGAAGAAAAAGTACCCTGAGCCGACCGTCTGTGAGGAGTGTGGAGCCGTCTTTAAGGATGGAAGGTGGCAGTGGCCAGAGCAGCTCCCTGAGCCGGTGCCTGCAGATGCCAATAAGGCTCTCTGTCCTGCCTGTAGGAGGAAGAGGGACAGGTACCCTGGAGGCTTTGTCTACCTAAGCGGAAAGTTCTTCCAGGATCACAGGGAAGAGATATTAAACAGGATAAAGAACGTTGTTGATGAGGTTATGGGTTTAAGGCCTCTTCAGAGGATTCTATGGATAGAGGAGAAAGAGGACGGAGTAACAGAGATAGCTACAACCAGTGAGCACCTTGCCCGCCACATTGGAGAGGCTGTTCAAAAGGCCTTTAAGGGTAACTTTGAGGTCAAGTACAACGAAGGGGAGAAATTGGCACGGGTATTCTGGAGTAGAGAGGTTTAA
- a CDS encoding AtpZ/AtpI family protein: protein MGKLKDYIERTSYMMVGVQFALAIFIGFAIGYWLDKQFKTFPWLTIFWFFIGLAAGFKNVYRELKKISK, encoded by the coding sequence GTGGGAAAGCTAAAAGACTACATAGAGAGAACTTCCTACATGATGGTCGGGGTTCAGTTTGCCCTGGCCATCTTTATAGGATTTGCAATAGGTTACTGGCTTGATAAACAATTTAAAACCTTTCCCTGGTTGACAATTTTCTGGTTCTTCATAGGTTTGGCCGCAGGCTTTAAGAACGTCTATAGGGAGCTAAAGAAGATTTCAAAATGA